A genomic region of Cotesia glomerata isolate CgM1 linkage group LG9, MPM_Cglom_v2.3, whole genome shotgun sequence contains the following coding sequences:
- the LOC123271155 gene encoding piggyBac transposable element-derived protein 4-like, giving the protein MATRRITRSVAALEELYNENEEDSVTENDTDTDDAVDAEEESSHDSETDAEEEAESEGEPLSGEEEAAAPRGAPPRKRGRPSYLHAKSGHKWNLSAPESRGRRSQSQQSFAPSTKGNATRVKTPLEAWSVLFTDEILDIIVKHTNEQVEREITVMRQNNVRLDTSVHKIIDKVELKATFGLLYYAGVHKLSKCKTINWWGIHSMPLFKATMSRNRFTFILQSLRFDDKDTRAERKATDRFTHIREIWEIFIKNCMDNYEPGTNTTIYEQLLSFRGRCSFKMYIPSKPDKYGLKIISLNDASTHYMINAIPYCGTVTDRLEGEPIPTYYVRKLSEPLYNTERNITCDNWFTSLSLVEMMKKEHNLSLIGTIKKK; this is encoded by the coding sequence ATGGCAACGCGTCGAATCACTCGAAGCGTTGCTGCTTTGGAGGAGTTGTACAATGAAAACGAGGAGGACAGCGTTACAGAGAACGACACTGACACCGACGACGCCGTAGATGCGGAAGAGGAAAGTTCCCACGATTCTGAAACAGACGCCGAAGAAGAGGCAGAATCTGAAGGAGAGCCACTGTCAGGCGAAGAAGAAGCAGCTGCTCCGAGAGGCGCCCCGCCGCGCAAACGCGGCCGCCCTTCATACCTGCATGCTAAGAGCGGGCACAAATGGAATCTCTCTGCTCCGGAATCGAGGGGCCGTCGATCGCAGTCACAACAATCTTTCGCGCCATCAACTAAAGGTAATGCGACACGTGTTAAAACACCGCTCGAAGCTTGGAGCGTGTTATTTACCGATGAAATTTTAGATATCATCGTCAAACATACAAACGAGCAAGTTGAAAGGGAAATAACTGTGATGAGACAAAATAACGTTAGATTAGATACGTCAgtacataaaataattgataaagtaGAATTGAAAGCTACGTTTGGTTTATTGTACTATGCCGGAGTGCATAAGTTGAGCAAGTGCAAAACTATTAATTGGTGGGGAATCCATTCTATGCCTTTATTCAAAGCGACAATGTCTAGAAATCGATTTACATTTATTCTTCAAAGTTTGCGATTCGATGATAAAGATACTCGAGCCGAAAGGAAAGCAACAGATCGATTCACACACATACGAGAGATCtgggaaatatttattaaaaattgtatggACAACTACGAGCCCGGCACAAATACCACTATTTACGAGCAGTTGCTTTCTTTTCGAGGTCGATGCTCTTTTAAAATGTACATCCCCTCTAAACCAGACAAGTATggtttaaaaatcatttctttGAATGATGCAAGCACTCACTATATGATCAATGCGATCCCTTACTGCGGAACTGTTACTGATAGATTAGAAGGCGAACCGATTCCTACGTATTACGTGCGCAAATTGAGCGAGCCATTGTACAACACCGAACGTAATATAACTTGCGATAATTGGTTTACCTCTTTGTCCCTTGTagaaatgatgaaaaaagaGCACAATTTATCTTTGATaggtacaataaaaaaaaaataa
- the LOC123271157 gene encoding uncharacterized protein LOC123271157 — translation MRLLGVGLSGINIFCAMMDLGPGLSKSGYYSILHTIHIAVKSVAKVLFRKAAQEEKKENEQEGNIADEITVSGDGSWEKRGFTSLLGIVSLIGKYSNKVIDVIVKSKVCKACEKWVGKENTDEYLEWYKDHQTECTANHEGSSGKMEVDGVIEMFRRSVEELGVKYKKYIGDGDSKTDKNLLEANIYNNDPKVEKNERRNTQNNNEAFNNCVWSFAPKHIFVGQKTLEIAAFTAACIFNEGFFPVLKILEVMDVTLGPCAVAFSKSYNKSRIAKAENATAMSSKEARKSRRADKVAENDAYEEDEGILYAPGIDD, via the coding sequence ATGCGACTACTCGGTGTTGGTTTATCGggtataaacattttttgtgCCATGATGGATTTGGGACCAGGGTTAAGTAAGAGCGGATACTACAGTATCCTTCATACAATACATATTGCTGTTAAAAGTGTTGCTAAAGTTTTATTTCGTAAAGCAGcacaagaagaaaaaaaagaaaatgaacaAGAAGGAAATATTGCAGATGAAATAACAGTTTCGGGTGATGGTTCATGGGAAAAACGTGGCTTTACGTCACTACTAGGTATCGTTTCTTTAATCGGAAAGTACTCTAATAAAGTAATAGACGTTATTGTTAAATCTAAAGTTTGCAAAGCTTGTGAAAAGTGGGTGGGTAAAGAAAATACAGATGAATATTTAGAATGGTACAAGGATCACCAGACTGAGTGTACGGCGAATCACGAAGGAAGTTCTGGTAAGATGGAGGTTGACGGAGTTATTGAAATGTTTCGACGATCCGTTGAAGAGCTCggtgtaaaatataaaaaatatattggtgATGGGGACTCcaaaactgataaaaatttactagaagcaaatatttacaataatgatcctaaagttgaaaaaaatgaacgaAGAAACACACAGAATAATAACGAGGCTTTTAATAATTGTGTTTGGAGTTTTGCACcaaaacatatttttgtagGCCAAAAAACGTTAGAAATTGCTGCATTCACTGCAGCATGTATATTTAACGAAGGATTTTTCCCAGTACTAAAAATATTGGAAGTCATGGACGTTACGCTCGGCCCGTGCGCTGTCGCGTTTTCAAAATCTTACAATAAATCTCGGATTGCAAAAGCGGAAAATGCCACAGCAATGTCATCGAAAGAAGCCCGAAAGAGTCGAAGAGCGGACAAAGTTGCGGAGAATGATGCCTATGAAGAGGATGAAGGCATATTATACGCTCCAGGCATAGACGATTGA
- the LOC123271156 gene encoding uncharacterized protein LOC123271156: MDPDFVRAILCSSGQFKETIKDVELDQLVEKVPAIDARTITALSKSLADSICYKISPDAQIKYSVRLQLIDILRDWLHPPLGLGDHRPFCQSENILELSKTVITKYLLKKKLCDDNATPEQLITLIRSLINIASINPIYAQYLKLIIKQVTELEVATDYKLVQFILSNEKEINLEFSAVEDLFICQSEKIIEEPIVDCFISNINSQDQFKTTESFDKLMKKTAYSPKIFQVVCSLLGKLCAQLQFSSLVLLFIQFILKTIVSLRDDEERNLLNLYPINLQSYVILLRIEPRFSTENSKKYLLESLKKIYSEDKEQILILITHFPKWLDELVPFL; the protein is encoded by the exons atggATCCCGATTTTGTGCGTGCAATTTTATGTAGCAGTGGACAGTTTAAAGAAACAATTAAAGATGTGGAATTGGATCAGCTGGTGGAAAAAGTACCTGCTATTGATGCCCGGACAATTACCGCGCTTTCAAAGTCTCTAGCTGAttctatttgttataaaatttctccAGATGctcaaattaaatattctgtACGACTCCAATTAATa GATATTCTTCGAGATTGGTTGCATCCACCACTAGGCCTTGGAGATCATCGACCATTCTGTCAGAGTGAGAACATCCTCGAGCTCAGTAAGACAGTTATCAccaaatatttactaaaaaaaaaattatgcgaTGACAACGCGACTCCGGAGCAATTAATCACCTTGATAAGATCATTGATTAACATCGCGAGTATCAATCCAATTTACGCTCagtatttaaaactaattatcaagCAAGTAACCGAATTAGAAGTAGCAACGGATTACAAGCTAGTGCAATTTATTCTGAGCAAcgagaaagaaataaatttggaattttctgctgttgaagatttatttatctgCCAAAGCGAGAAGATTATTGAAGAGCCGATAGTCGACTGCTTTATTTCCAACATCAACTCTCAAGATCAGTTTAAGACAACAGAGAGTTTTGATAAGTTAATGAAGAAGACTGCTTATTCTCCGAAAATATTCCAGGTCGTTTGTAGCTTGCTGGGAAAGCTCTGCGCTCAGTTACAATTTTCGTCTCTTGTGTTGTTGtttatacaatttattttgaagACTATTGTCTCGCTGCGAGATGATGAGGAGAGAAATTTGCTTAATCTTTATCCGATTAATTTGCAATCTTATGTAATTCTTTTGAGAATCGAACCTCGTTTTTCTACGGAGAATTCGAAGAAGTATTTGTTGGaaagcttgaaaaaaatttattctgaagATAAAGAGCAGATTTTAATCCTCATCACTCATTTTCCCAAGTGGTTAGACGAGTTGGTACCTTTTTTATGa